One region of Vitis vinifera cultivar Pinot Noir 40024 chromosome 1, ASM3070453v1 genomic DNA includes:
- the LOC100242683 gene encoding uncharacterized protein LOC100242683, translating to MGSATSSMAAKFAFFPPNPPTYKVVSDESTGKMRLSDVPQRENVDVLKLCTKKGNEIVAVYVKNPSASVTVLYSHGNAADLGQMFNIFAELSLRLGVNLMGYDYSGYGQSSGKPSEQDTYADIEAAYSCLEDTYGVKEEDIILYGQSVGSGPTLELATCFARLRAVILHSPILSGLRVMYPVKRTFWFDIYKNIDKIPLVNCPVLVIHGTDDEIVDWSHGKQLWELCKEKYEPLWLKGGNHCNLELYPEYLRHLKKFISAIEKLPCAQYISGQSTDQSERSVNSTDHRDRSRTSTDHREKSRLSNGQREKSRPSTDSREKSRASTDRREKSRRSYDRSGKARNSIDQSERARNSFDRLGDMVRSVGLCNVDCFKQTATEV from the exons ATGGGGTCTGCGACGTCGTCGATGGCGGCCAAGTTTGCATTTTTCCCTCCTAACCCTCCTACGTATAAAGTAGTTTCCGATGAATCCACCGGAAAAATGAGACTCTCCGACGTGCCTCAGAGAGAGAACGTGGACGTGTTGAAGCTGTGCACGAAGAAAGGGAACGAGATAGTTGCAGTGTACGTGAAGAACCCTTCAGCGTCAGTGACAGTGCTCTACTCTCATGGCAATGCAGCTGATCTTGGTCAGATGTTTAACATCTTCGCCGAACTGAGTCTTCGTCTGGGGGTGAATCTCATGGG GTACGATTATTCTGGGTATGGACAATCCTCTGGAAAG CCAAGTGAGCAGGACACATATGCAGACATAGAGGCTGCTTACAGTTGCCTCGAAGACACCTATGGAGTGAAGGAGGAAGACATTATACTGTATGGGCAGTCGGTTGGCAGTGGACCTACTCTAGAATTAGCCACTTGTTTCGCTCGATTGAGGGCTGTTATTCTTCACAGTCCAATCCTATCTGGGCTTCGAGTCATGTATCCTGTGAAGCGAACATTTTGGTTTGATATCTACAAg AATATTGATAAAATTCCACTGGTGAATTGCCCTGTTCTGGTCATTCAC GGAACGGATGATGAAATTGTGGATTGGTCCCATGGTAAGCAGCTGTGGGAGCTCTGTAAAGAGAAGTATGAACCTTTGTGGCTTAAAGGAGGGAACCACTGTAACTTAGAGCTCTATCCAGAGTACCTAAGGCATCTCAAGAAGTTCATATCAGCCATAGAGAAATTGCCATGTGCACAATATATATCTGGACAAAGTACAGATCAATCAGAGCGGTCTGTGAATTCCACAGACCATAGAGACAGGTCCAGAACAAGCACAGACCATAgggaaaagtccagattaagcAATGGGCAAAGAGAAAAATCTAGGCCAAGCACGGACAGCAGAGAGAAGTCCAGAGCCAGCACCGACCGGAGAGAGAAGTCAAGAAGGAGCTATGATCGATCAGGGAAAGCAAGGAACAGCATAGACCAGTCAGAGAGAGCGAGAAACAGCTTTGATCG CTTGGGAGATATGGTAAGATCAGTTGGGTTGTGCAATGTTGATTGTTTCAAGCAGACAGCCACAGAGGTCTGA